The following proteins come from a genomic window of Pirellulaceae bacterium:
- a CDS encoding GxxExxY protein — protein MTDDPRSDLQFGEITEKIIGCALEVISELGAGFLESVYEKALAIALQEKGLRVHCQHPIHVHFRQRIISEFYADLLVEGKVIVELKAARAIAREHQARIINYLKATAIEVGLLINFGNPKLEYKRFTRHK, from the coding sequence ATAACTGACGATCCTCGATCCGATTTACAGTTTGGAGAAATCACTGAGAAAATCATCGGCTGTGCGCTGGAGGTCATCAGTGAACTTGGAGCCGGTTTCCTTGAGTCAGTCTATGAGAAGGCCTTGGCAATCGCTCTCCAGGAAAAGGGGCTCCGCGTACACTGCCAACATCCTATCCATGTTCATTTTCGACAACGCATAATCAGCGAATTCTATGCTGACCTGCTTGTTGAGGGAAAAGTCATCGTCGAGCTCAAGGCTGCAAGGGCGATCGCCCGCGAGCACCAGGCTCGGATCATTAACTACCTCAAGGCAACAGCGATCGAGGTTGGCTTACTGATCAATTTTGGCAATCCAAAACTCGAATACAAACGATTCACGCGCCACAAGTGA